In Uranotaenia lowii strain MFRU-FL chromosome 2, ASM2978415v1, whole genome shotgun sequence, one genomic interval encodes:
- the LOC129748582 gene encoding uncharacterized protein LOC129748582, with protein sequence MDIIDLNDEEIDYELRLRNKFDLGFSNRRTKLSALRSLITEEKKANTFAKSSDHVMNIEDNLNICLTNLEAMKLNTRKAVIDNDSNSKKQLLSRLEHYRNRLDLIPKDQPRSELLVQLTSEVKQLHTILTSNEDTGGVDNTQLEAAANLTISDSMPRTSSPFRGFGEEDLRNDRSTRGATVPSTDPVNLSRRMETMQRTGAIPKSNTNADARRDIDSNKRNQTELLEEILERLRQLPIAQPQQVIQNHQTLHQNTNAALQQVEMHQAPPLPDRGNSQRHRGLHRENQNNEMSQELRDEVLLSILREQNRHQRGPRGKPIHAWPFKYDGKGSPLDLIVFIKKVEKFAMTDDMNGDELMSQIKFLLVGKALDWFCLSCNAYISWDEFKTKIKQQFIPRDFAQLIRKQVYCRIQKPNESFETFNWEMTLMFGAADPPFSEMDQFHIIRTNLNQHFRLVTIAAQVSSLASLIKVCEEVDEANINSGSFAANSNRPQELGRANVYRQLRPQMQRDNRPTVQHGINAIESENTQQWNSSLMQHNMLDSSQQYDSNIPLDPSIHNYQSTRERQTEVSEFGNELNGAGCNAVQVDNKGQNFRMMNRPTPINPTTTLRCWQCGRDDHFFLTCPFPKTHLFCYRCGKQGYTVRNCTDCIQMARDLMQSHPGNARGGNC encoded by the coding sequence atggacaTAATTGATTTGAATGATGAGGAAATTGATTACGAGCTTCGGCTCAGAAACAAATTTGACCTTGGTTTTAGCAATCGCAGAACTAAACTTAGTGCGTTGCGATCATTAATCACGGAGGAGAAAAAAGCAAACACTTTTGCTAAGTCCTCAGATCACGTGATGAATATTGAAGATAATCTCAACATATGTTTAACAAACTTAGAAGCGATGAAATTAAATACACGTAAAGCTGTCATTGATAACgattcgaattcgaaaaagcaATTGCTTTCGCGTCTTGAGCATTACCGCAATAGATTGGATTTAATTCCTAAGGATCAACCGCGTAGTGAGTTACTAGTGCAACTTACAAGTGAAGTGAAACAGTTACATACAATATTGACATCGAATGAAGATACTGGTGGTGTAGACAACACTCAGCTTGAGGCAGCAGCAAATTTGACGATTTCGGACAGTATGCCGAGAACATCCAGCCCTTTTAGAGGTTTCGGTGAAGAGGATTTGAGGAACGATCGAAGCACCAGGGGTGCAACTGTACCATCGACAGATCCGGTCAATTTAAGTCGTCGGATGGAAACTATGCAGAGAACTGGAGCAATCCCCAAATCCAACACCAACGCAGATGCGAGACGTGACATCGATTCCAACAAAAGGAATCAAACGGAGCTGTTGGAAGAGATCTTGGAAAGACTGAGGCAGTTACCCATTGCGCAGCCACAACAAGTAATCCAGAATCATCAGACACTTCATCAAAACACTAATGCAGCTCTGCAGCAAGTAGAGATGCATCAGGCGCCGCCGTTACCAGATCGAGGCAATTCTCAGAGGCATCGAGGTTTACATCGGGAGAATCAGAACAATGAAATGTCGCAGGAGCTCCGAGATGAAGTATTGCTTTCGATTCTCAGGGAACAGAATAGGCATCAAAGAGGACCAAGAGGAAAACCAATTCATGCCTGGCCTTTTAAGTATGACGGAAAAGGTAGTCCTTTGGATCTGATTGTTTTCATTAAGAAGGTAGAGAAATTTGCAATGACTGATGACATGAATGGTGACGAGTTGATgtcacaaataaaatttttgctagttgGCAAAGCTTTAGACTGGTTTTGCTTGTCATGCAACGCATATATTTCCTGGgacgaattcaaaacaaaaattaaacaacaatTCATTCCGCGAGACTTTGCACAATTGATAAGAAAACAAGTATATTGCAGAATACAAAAGCCGAATGAATCCTTTGAAACTTTCAATTGGGAAATGACTCTAATGTTTGGTGCAGCTGATCCTCCATTTTCGGAGATGGACCAATTCCACATCATTAGGACGAACTTGAATCAACACTTCAGGCTAGTAACTATCGCCGCTCAAGTTTCATCACTGGCTAGCTTAATCAAAGTATGTGAAGAGGTGGATGAAGCGAATATCAATAGTGGTAGTTTCGCAGCAAATTCAAATCGACCACAAGAATTAGGACGAGCAAACGTTTACAGACAGCTTAGACCACAGATGCAGAGGGACAATAGGCCAACAGTTCAACACGGAATAAACGCAATTGAAAGTGAGAACACACAACAATGGAATTCGTCGTTGATGCAGCATAACATGCTAGACTCATCACAACAGTACGACAGCAATATACCTCTAGATCCATCGATACACAACTATCAATCCACAAGGGAAAGACAGACCGAAGTATCCGAATTTGGAAATGAACTGAATGGTGCAGGTTGCAACGCAGTTCAAGTGGACAATAAAGGGCAAAACTTCAGAATGATGAATCGCCCAACACCAATCAACCCGACCACGACATTGAGATGCTGGCAATGCGGCAGAGATGATCATTTCTTCCTCACGTGCCCATTTCCGAAAACACACCTGTTTTGCTATCGTTGCGGGAAGCAAGGTTACACGGTACGGAACTGTACTGATTGTATCCAAATGGCCAGAGATCTCATGCAAAGCCATCCGGGAAACGCCCGAGGCGGCAACTGCTAG